In Falsibacillus albus, a single window of DNA contains:
- a CDS encoding cell division protein FtsA: MLKNNKVFALDIGTRSVVGIILEEKDQVYHVTDLLVREHKERAMLDGQIHDVLAVSRVIQEIKAELEQTHGPLEKVCVAAAGRALKTEMATAKLTIKGKPMIKKQDILHLELTAVQQAQAFAAEKNDNEKSYYYYCVGYSVLYYRLDGEEIGSLIDQQGDEVSVEIIATFLPRVVVESLISALNRAGLEMEALTLEPIAAINVLIPPSMRRLNVALVDIGAGTSDIALTNMGTVVAYGMVPVAGDEITEALSDQLLLDFPLAEKAKRELSKNETIQVKDILGFESTLVKKEVVQKISYSIDKLAQAISNEIRSLNNGQPPKAVMLVGGGSLTPELPERLAHILELPANRVAIRGSDAIQGLTIESGISSGPEYVTPVGIAIAAKKSPVQYITVQVNDRPVRLFEVKKLTVGDCLLASGQKISKLYGKPGMAIMINFNGQTVTIPGQHGKEPTILKNGAICELSTEVHHGDTINTENGKDGDPAKVKIIDFIDQIPTKSISINGEEHTLEMSIFKNGYKADLQEYLADKDTIEMTFPQSIEDILKVLPMPVNLKPFRIKINRKDTFLPSFSGKVLINGNDGRLQDRINEHDSIELIPASNPSVKNIAALKQWQLSYSIEITFNGQKLKLEKPAAIISRQGTPLSSDDTLEYGDEIEVEIKTREPFIFQDLFRHVEIEMPKKACGNFKLLKNNEITTFYEEINSGDALEIVWPMAETK; the protein is encoded by the coding sequence TTGCTGAAAAATAATAAAGTGTTTGCCCTTGATATCGGCACGCGATCTGTGGTGGGCATTATTCTTGAAGAAAAAGACCAAGTATATCATGTCACTGATTTGCTTGTACGGGAACATAAAGAACGTGCCATGCTGGATGGACAAATTCACGACGTCCTCGCAGTGTCAAGGGTCATACAAGAAATCAAAGCGGAACTGGAACAAACGCATGGCCCTTTGGAAAAAGTATGTGTGGCCGCTGCCGGCAGGGCTTTAAAAACGGAAATGGCGACTGCCAAGCTTACGATCAAAGGCAAGCCAATGATCAAGAAACAAGATATATTGCATTTGGAATTGACCGCTGTCCAGCAGGCCCAGGCATTCGCCGCTGAAAAAAATGACAATGAAAAAAGCTATTACTACTATTGTGTAGGCTATTCAGTTCTTTACTACCGCCTCGATGGTGAAGAAATCGGCAGTTTGATCGACCAACAGGGCGATGAAGTATCTGTCGAAATCATTGCAACCTTCCTGCCAAGGGTTGTGGTGGAATCCCTCATATCCGCATTGAATCGTGCCGGCTTGGAAATGGAAGCTCTTACCCTTGAGCCAATCGCGGCGATCAATGTATTGATCCCCCCTTCGATGAGACGGCTCAATGTTGCTCTTGTAGATATTGGGGCTGGCACATCCGATATTGCCCTCACGAATATGGGAACAGTTGTAGCGTACGGGATGGTCCCTGTGGCAGGAGACGAAATTACCGAGGCGCTTAGCGACCAATTACTCCTGGATTTTCCCCTGGCCGAAAAAGCCAAGAGGGAATTAAGCAAGAATGAAACCATTCAAGTCAAAGACATCCTAGGGTTTGAATCTACTCTTGTCAAAAAAGAAGTCGTTCAAAAAATATCTTACTCGATCGACAAACTTGCACAAGCAATCTCCAATGAAATTCGATCCTTGAACAATGGCCAGCCTCCCAAGGCCGTCATGCTCGTAGGAGGTGGAAGTCTGACTCCAGAACTTCCCGAAAGATTGGCGCATATATTAGAGCTTCCAGCCAACAGGGTTGCCATTAGAGGCTCGGATGCCATTCAAGGATTAACCATCGAATCCGGCATCAGCAGTGGACCCGAATACGTCACACCTGTGGGAATAGCGATTGCAGCTAAAAAGTCACCGGTCCAATATATAACCGTTCAAGTGAACGACCGCCCCGTCAGGTTATTTGAAGTCAAGAAACTTACGGTCGGAGATTGCCTGCTTGCATCCGGGCAAAAGATTTCAAAGCTTTATGGGAAACCAGGCATGGCCATCATGATTAATTTTAATGGTCAAACTGTGACAATTCCCGGCCAGCACGGGAAAGAACCGACCATACTAAAAAATGGGGCCATATGCGAACTAAGCACTGAAGTTCATCACGGGGACACGATCAATACAGAAAATGGAAAGGATGGAGATCCCGCCAAAGTCAAGATCATTGATTTTATCGATCAAATCCCGACAAAAAGTATATCAATCAATGGTGAAGAACATACCCTTGAAATGTCCATTTTTAAAAATGGATATAAAGCAGATTTACAAGAATATCTGGCAGATAAAGATACCATTGAAATGACATTTCCTCAATCGATCGAAGACATATTGAAAGTACTTCCAATGCCGGTAAATCTTAAACCCTTCCGAATTAAAATTAATCGCAAGGATACATTCCTGCCATCGTTTTCCGGGAAGGTCCTTATCAATGGCAATGATGGAAGGCTGCAAGATCGAATTAATGAGCATGATTCCATTGAACTCATTCCTGCTTCCAATCCGAGTGTTAAAAACATTGCGGCATTAAAGCAGTGGCAGCTGTCATATTCCATCGAAATCACATTTAACGGACAGAAGCTGAAATTAGAAAAGCCCGCAGCAATCATTAGCAGACAAGGGACTCCATTATCTTCAGACGACACATTGGAGTATGGAGATGAAATTGAAGTGGAGATCAAGACAAGGGAGCCATTCATTTTCCAAGACTTGTTCCGACACGTCGAAATTGAAATGCCAAAGAAAGCCTGCGGAAACTTCAAACTATTAAAGAACAATGAAATCACCACCTTTTATGAAGAAATCAATTCTGGCGACGCCTTGGAAATTGTTTGGCCCATGGCGGAAACAAAATGA
- a CDS encoding bifunctional 3-deoxy-7-phosphoheptulonate synthase/chorismate mutase yields MSNKELDQLRQQVDEMNLDLLKLINERARLVQEIGKVKEKQGVNRYDPVRERKMLDLIKDQNDGPFEHSTVEHIFKEIFKAGLELQKDDHRKALLVSRKKKAEDTIVDIKGEKIGDGNPHYIFGPCAVESYEQVAEVAKSIKAKGLKMLRGGAFKPRTSPYDFQGLGIEGLKILKKIADDFDLAVVSEIVNPADVEKAVEYIDVIQIGARNMQNFELLKAAGAVKKPVLLKRGLAATIEEFINAAEYIMSQGNGDIILCERGIRTYERATRNTLDISAVPILKQETHLPVMVDVTHSTGRRDLLLPTAKAALAIGADGVMAEVHPDPAVALSDSAQQMDIKQFDDFYSTLLKNHPLKV; encoded by the coding sequence GTGAGCAATAAAGAGCTGGATCAATTAAGGCAGCAAGTGGATGAAATGAATTTGGATCTATTAAAACTAATCAACGAGCGAGCACGCCTTGTACAAGAAATAGGCAAGGTGAAAGAGAAGCAAGGTGTGAACAGGTATGATCCAGTTCGTGAAAGGAAAATGCTTGACTTGATCAAGGACCAAAATGACGGCCCTTTTGAGCATTCAACTGTTGAGCATATCTTTAAGGAGATTTTCAAAGCGGGGCTGGAGCTTCAAAAGGATGATCATCGCAAAGCACTTCTCGTTTCAAGGAAGAAGAAAGCTGAAGATACGATCGTTGATATAAAAGGTGAAAAAATCGGTGATGGAAATCCTCATTATATCTTTGGTCCATGTGCGGTTGAATCATATGAACAGGTTGCCGAAGTGGCGAAATCAATCAAGGCAAAAGGGTTGAAAATGCTGCGCGGTGGTGCTTTCAAACCAAGGACTTCCCCATATGACTTCCAAGGACTAGGCATTGAAGGATTGAAAATCTTAAAGAAAATTGCGGACGACTTTGATTTGGCCGTTGTCAGTGAAATTGTGAATCCCGCAGATGTTGAAAAAGCAGTGGAATATATAGATGTTATTCAAATCGGTGCCAGGAATATGCAGAACTTTGAATTGCTTAAAGCTGCAGGGGCAGTGAAAAAACCGGTGTTATTGAAGCGAGGCTTAGCAGCAACGATTGAAGAGTTCATTAATGCGGCAGAGTACATTATGTCGCAGGGAAATGGCGATATCATCCTTTGCGAACGCGGCATTCGCACATATGAGAGGGCGACCCGCAATACGCTGGATATTTCTGCTGTGCCAATCTTGAAGCAGGAAACGCATCTTCCTGTCATGGTTGACGTAACTCATTCAACCGGACGCAGGGATCTGCTGCTTCCAACCGCCAAGGCAGCATTGGCTATCGGAGCTGATGGGGTAATGGCAGAGGTACATCCTGATCCGGCAGTCGCGTTGTCCGATTCTGCACAGCAAATGGACATAAAACAATTCGATGATTTTTATTCAACATTATTAAAGAACCATCCCTTAAAAGTATAG
- the ccpA gene encoding catabolite control protein A, whose translation MNITIYDVAREANVSMATVSRVVNGNPNVKPATRKKVMEVIDRLGYRPNAVARGLASKKTTTVGVIIPDISNIFFAELARGIEDIATMYKYNIILSNSDQNKEKELHLLNTMLGKQVDGIVFMGGNITEEHVEEFEKSPVPIVLAGSVESSGQTPSVNIDYYQATYDAVKELIDKGHKKVAFVVGPFHDTINQAQKLEGYKKALNDSSLSFDEELVVEGDYTYDSGMEAWQKLSELKERPTAAIVGNDEMALGVVHGAQDAGLHIPDDLEVITSDNTRLALMVRPQLTSVVQPLYDIGAVAMRLLTKYMNKEEVNENIVVLPHRIEHRSSTK comes from the coding sequence ATGAACATCACAATATATGATGTTGCCAGGGAGGCAAATGTTTCCATGGCTACTGTATCAAGGGTCGTAAATGGAAACCCTAATGTTAAACCCGCTACAAGAAAAAAGGTGATGGAAGTAATCGACCGTCTCGGATATCGGCCAAATGCGGTGGCAAGAGGTCTTGCTAGTAAGAAAACGACGACTGTCGGAGTGATCATCCCTGATATTTCCAACATTTTCTTTGCTGAATTGGCAAGGGGAATCGAGGATATTGCCACGATGTATAAATACAATATCATCCTGAGCAATTCCGATCAAAATAAGGAAAAAGAGCTTCATTTATTGAATACCATGCTTGGAAAACAAGTGGACGGCATAGTATTCATGGGCGGGAACATCACGGAAGAACATGTAGAAGAATTTGAAAAGTCACCTGTACCAATTGTATTGGCAGGTTCAGTCGAAAGCTCGGGACAAACTCCATCCGTCAATATCGACTATTATCAAGCGACATACGATGCAGTAAAAGAACTAATAGATAAAGGCCATAAGAAAGTGGCATTCGTCGTTGGTCCTTTCCATGATACCATCAATCAGGCTCAAAAGCTGGAAGGCTACAAAAAAGCACTGAACGATTCGAGCCTATCCTTTGACGAAGAATTGGTTGTCGAAGGCGACTATACGTATGATTCAGGAATGGAAGCATGGCAAAAACTAAGTGAATTAAAAGAGCGGCCAACTGCAGCCATTGTCGGCAATGATGAAATGGCCCTTGGAGTCGTTCACGGTGCACAGGATGCTGGACTCCACATTCCGGATGATCTTGAAGTCATCACCTCCGATAACACACGCCTTGCATTGATGGTAAGGCCGCAGCTGACTTCAGTCGTCCAGCCCCTATATGATATCGGAGCGGTTGCGATGCGCTTGTTGACCAAGTATATGAATAAAGAAGAAGTGAACGAAAATATTGTCGTATTGCCTCATCGAATTGAACATAGAAGCTCGACAAAATAA
- a CDS encoding acetoin utilization protein AcuC: MKKEALFVYSDQLLSYRFSEKHPFNQFRLTLTLDLLNKLNAIKPSDIIPPRAASDEELNMIHNSTYINAVKAAGKSELSSDQAEDFGLGTEDTPIFQGMHEASSLLVGGTLTAVDAVMSGESDHALHLGGGLHHGFRGKASGFCIYNDCSVAIKYLREKYDARVLYVDTDAHHGDGVQWSFYDDPNVCTLSIHETGRYLFPGTGNVTERGSGKGYGFCFNVPLDAFTEDDSWIDAYDTAFREVIEYFKPDVILTQNGADAHYFDPLTHLSSTMRIYKEIPRLAHELAHAYCGGKWIAVGGGGYDIWRVVPRAWSYIWLEMTGQMDFAERNVPKDWIARWEQQSPVELIPTWDDPSNLYKPIPRKGEITEKNRNTVEKALYIIRQNERSRNGSE, from the coding sequence ATGAAGAAAGAAGCTTTATTTGTGTATTCCGATCAGCTTCTATCCTACCGCTTCTCAGAAAAGCATCCTTTCAATCAATTCAGATTGACATTGACACTGGATTTATTAAATAAATTAAACGCAATTAAGCCATCTGATATCATCCCTCCACGTGCTGCTTCTGACGAAGAGCTGAACATGATCCATAATTCAACCTATATCAATGCAGTGAAGGCTGCAGGGAAAAGTGAATTATCCTCGGATCAGGCAGAGGATTTTGGTCTGGGTACGGAAGATACCCCGATTTTCCAAGGGATGCATGAGGCCAGTTCGCTTTTAGTCGGTGGTACATTGACAGCCGTTGATGCCGTCATGTCCGGTGAGAGTGATCACGCCCTTCACCTGGGCGGCGGCCTTCATCATGGGTTCCGTGGAAAAGCATCAGGATTTTGCATTTATAATGATTGCTCAGTAGCAATCAAATATTTAAGGGAGAAATATGATGCCCGCGTCCTTTACGTTGACACGGATGCACATCACGGAGACGGGGTGCAATGGTCATTTTACGATGATCCCAATGTCTGTACCCTTTCCATACATGAGACAGGAAGATACTTATTTCCTGGAACAGGCAATGTAACCGAAAGAGGGAGTGGAAAAGGCTACGGTTTCTGCTTCAATGTTCCATTGGACGCTTTTACGGAGGATGACTCTTGGATAGATGCATACGATACCGCTTTTCGGGAAGTGATTGAATATTTTAAGCCCGATGTCATCCTGACACAAAATGGTGCTGATGCGCATTACTTTGACCCTCTCACCCATCTTTCTTCAACGATGCGTATCTATAAGGAAATTCCCAGGCTTGCACATGAACTTGCACATGCCTATTGTGGCGGCAAGTGGATTGCAGTCGGGGGAGGCGGATATGACATATGGCGGGTAGTCCCAAGAGCTTGGTCTTACATATGGCTTGAAATGACAGGGCAAATGGATTTCGCGGAGCGAAATGTGCCCAAAGACTGGATAGCCCGCTGGGAGCAGCAATCCCCGGTTGAATTGATTCCTACATGGGATGACCCATCCAACCTTTATAAACCCATCCCTAGAAAAGGGGAAATAACCGAAAAGAATAGAAATACTGTGGAAAAAGCGCTTTATATCATTAGGCAAAACGAACGTTCACGGAATGGTTCGGAGTAG
- a CDS encoding acetoin utilization AcuB family protein, whose translation MLVEQIMKKDVTTLGPEDTIRTAIRIMREKKIRHLPIVNEQKEVIGLVTDRDVKEAAPSIFQENRHEEEINKPLRLIMKSAIITGHPLDFVEEIASVFYEHHIGCMPITKEKKLVGIVTETDLLYTLVELTGANQPGSHIEVKVPNKTGMLYEVSGIIRKHNANVHSVLVYPDKDSEQHKILVFRVKTMNPMKVIEELKKQGHTVLWPNMPGISS comes from the coding sequence ATGCTCGTTGAACAAATCATGAAAAAAGATGTCACGACGCTTGGACCCGAAGACACAATAAGGACAGCTATCAGAATCATGAGGGAGAAAAAAATCCGCCATCTTCCGATAGTCAATGAACAAAAAGAAGTGATTGGCCTGGTTACCGACAGGGATGTTAAGGAAGCGGCTCCGTCCATTTTCCAAGAAAACAGGCATGAGGAAGAAATCAATAAACCTTTGCGCTTGATCATGAAATCAGCCATCATCACTGGACATCCATTAGACTTTGTGGAAGAAATCGCTTCGGTGTTCTATGAACACCACATCGGATGCATGCCCATCACAAAAGAAAAAAAATTGGTCGGAATCGTCACCGAAACGGACCTGCTGTATACATTGGTCGAACTGACAGGGGCAAACCAACCTGGATCACATATCGAAGTGAAGGTCCCGAACAAAACAGGCATGCTTTATGAGGTCTCAGGCATCATCCGCAAGCATAATGCCAATGTCCACAGTGTCCTTGTCTACCCTGACAAGGATAGTGAACAGCACAAAATCCTGGTCTTCAGGGTAAAGACCATGAATCCAATGAAGGTCATCGAAGAATTGAAGAAACAAGGGCACACGGTTCTATGGCCAAATATGCCGGGGATTTCGTCATGA
- a CDS encoding GNAT family N-acetyltransferase — protein sequence MEHKKTYNVMELKTTKGFLTIEGPISSDQLKKMDFHEDLVAFRPPSQQHKALTEIAALPEGRIIIARDHNTIVGYVTYLYPDPLERWSQGKMDNLIELGAIEVIPKYRGSSVGKSLLRVSMMDEAMEDYIIITTEYYWHWDLKGTGLNVWEYRKVMEKMMNAGGLVWYATDDPEISSHPANCLMARIGSRIDDDSIQQFDRLRFMNRFMY from the coding sequence ATGGAACATAAAAAAACATATAATGTCATGGAATTAAAAACAACAAAAGGCTTCTTAACAATTGAAGGGCCGATTTCTTCAGATCAACTGAAGAAGATGGATTTTCACGAAGATCTCGTGGCCTTCCGTCCGCCTTCCCAACAGCATAAAGCATTGACTGAAATTGCAGCTCTCCCTGAGGGAAGAATAATTATAGCCCGAGATCATAATACGATAGTCGGGTATGTGACGTACCTTTACCCTGATCCATTGGAACGATGGTCACAGGGAAAAATGGACAACCTCATCGAGCTTGGTGCGATCGAAGTAATTCCAAAGTATAGAGGGAGCTCTGTAGGAAAAAGCCTTTTGCGTGTCTCCATGATGGATGAGGCCATGGAAGATTACATCATTATCACAACAGAATATTATTGGCACTGGGATCTTAAAGGAACCGGATTGAATGTATGGGAATATCGAAAAGTAATGGAAAAAATGATGAACGCAGGCGGCTTGGTCTGGTACGCAACCGACGACCCGGAAATCAGCTCACACCCGGCAAACTGCCTGATGGCCCGCATCGGCAGCAGGATCGACGACGATTCCATTCAACAATTCGACCGATTGCGCTTTATGAACCGTTTTATGTATTAA
- the acsA gene encoding acetate--CoA ligase — translation MKVEALSPTNGDYQLKDYSDTYHSFDWKEVEREFSWYETGKVNLAYEAIDRHAETFRKNKVALYYRDASRNEKYTFKEMKEESNKAANVFKSFGDVEKGDRVFIFMPRSPELYFAVLGAIKLGAIVGPLFEAFMEGAVKDRLEDSEAKVLVTTPELLERVPVNELPALKHIFLVGENIEEDEKYIDFLSKMESADPHAQIEWVERTDGLILHYTSGSTGKPKGVLHVHNAMIQHYQTAKWVLDLNEDDVYWCTADPGWVTGTSYGIFGPWLTGTSNVIVGGRFKPENWYKTIEDFGISVWYSAPTAFRMLMGAGDDVVKKFDLSSLRHVLSVGEPLNPEVIRWGMKVFNLRIHDTWWMTETGAQLICNYPSMDIKPGSMGKPIPGVKAAIIDDQGNELPPNRMGNLAIKKGWPSMMHTIWKNEPKYQSYFMPGDWYVSGDSAYMDQDGYFWFQGRVDDVIMTSGERVGPFEVESKLVEHPAIAEAGVIGKPDPVRGEIIKAFVALRDGYETTDELKEEIRQFVKKGLAAHAAPREIEFRDKLPKTRSGKIMRRVLKAWELDLPTGDLSTMED, via the coding sequence ATGAAAGTGGAAGCGCTATCACCGACAAATGGAGATTATCAATTAAAGGATTATTCAGACACATATCATTCATTTGACTGGAAAGAAGTGGAGCGGGAATTCAGCTGGTATGAAACAGGGAAAGTAAATCTTGCATATGAAGCAATCGATCGGCACGCAGAGACCTTTAGAAAAAACAAAGTGGCTCTTTATTACCGGGATGCTTCCAGGAACGAAAAGTACACATTCAAGGAAATGAAGGAAGAAAGCAATAAGGCAGCCAATGTTTTCAAAAGCTTTGGAGATGTTGAAAAAGGGGATCGGGTATTTATTTTCATGCCGCGTTCACCGGAGTTGTATTTTGCTGTTTTGGGAGCCATCAAATTGGGAGCGATTGTTGGTCCGTTATTCGAAGCATTTATGGAAGGTGCGGTAAAGGATCGTTTGGAGGACAGTGAAGCGAAAGTTCTTGTGACGACCCCCGAGCTTCTTGAAAGGGTTCCTGTAAATGAGCTTCCTGCATTAAAACACATTTTTTTAGTAGGCGAAAATATTGAAGAAGATGAAAAATATATTGATTTCTTAAGTAAAATGGAAAGCGCCGATCCCCATGCCCAAATTGAATGGGTAGAGAGGACGGATGGATTGATCCTTCACTATACATCAGGATCAACCGGCAAGCCAAAAGGTGTCCTGCATGTCCATAATGCCATGATCCAGCATTATCAAACGGCTAAATGGGTGCTCGATCTTAATGAGGACGATGTATATTGGTGCACAGCAGACCCCGGCTGGGTAACAGGGACTTCATATGGAATATTCGGGCCATGGCTGACCGGCACGTCCAACGTCATTGTCGGCGGACGCTTTAAACCGGAGAATTGGTACAAGACGATCGAAGATTTCGGCATCTCTGTTTGGTACAGTGCACCAACTGCCTTCCGCATGCTTATGGGGGCAGGGGATGATGTCGTGAAAAAGTTTGATTTGTCCAGCTTGCGCCATGTTTTAAGTGTAGGAGAACCATTGAACCCTGAAGTCATCCGCTGGGGAATGAAAGTATTTAATTTAAGGATCCATGATACTTGGTGGATGACAGAAACAGGTGCACAATTGATATGCAACTATCCAAGCATGGATATCAAACCAGGTTCGATGGGTAAGCCGATCCCCGGAGTCAAGGCTGCAATCATTGATGATCAAGGAAATGAGCTGCCCCCAAATCGAATGGGGAACCTTGCCATCAAAAAAGGATGGCCATCGATGATGCATACCATTTGGAAAAATGAGCCGAAGTATCAGTCTTATTTCATGCCTGGTGATTGGTATGTGTCCGGTGATTCCGCATATATGGATCAGGACGGATATTTCTGGTTCCAAGGCCGCGTCGATGATGTCATCATGACATCGGGTGAAAGGGTCGGTCCATTTGAAGTGGAGAGTAAGCTGGTCGAGCATCCCGCCATTGCTGAAGCAGGGGTCATCGGAAAGCCGGATCCAGTCCGTGGAGAAATCATTAAAGCATTCGTGGCGCTGCGCGATGGCTACGAAACGACCGATGAACTGAAGGAAGAAATACGCCAGTTCGTCAAAAAAGGTCTTGCTGCACATGCAGCTCCAAGGGAAATTGAGTTCCGCGATAAGCTTCCAAAAACCAGAAGCGGAAAAATCATGCGGAGAGTCTTAAAAGCATGGGAATTGGATTTGCCTACAGGGGATTTATCAACAATGGAAGACTAA